In a single window of the Cuculus canorus isolate bCucCan1 chromosome 25, bCucCan1.pri, whole genome shotgun sequence genome:
- the LOC128854500 gene encoding cytochrome c oxidase assembly factor 3 homolog, mitochondrial, which yields MEAPPPPREPGGEAAFARRIDPQREPGLSPEQRRLMAQVEIAQRQRVLQRRLRSRNTLMAVVVGAVAFGIYGYTFYSVSQERFLDELEQEAEAARARARARAEGAAS from the exons ATGgaggcgccgccgccgccgcgggaGCCGGGCGGGGAGGCGGCGTTCGCGCGGCGCATCGACCCCCAGCGAGAGCCGGGGCTCAGCCCCGAGCAGCGCCGCCTCATGGCGCAGGTGGAGATCGCCCAGCGCCAGCGCGTTCTGCAGCGGCGGCTGCGCAGCCGGAACACGCTGATGGCGGTCGTCGTCGGTGCTGTGGCCTTCGGCATCT ACGGCTACACCTTCTACTCGGTGTCGCAGGAGCGGTTTCTGGatgagctggagcaggaggcagaggcagcGCGGGCGCGGGCCCGGGCCCGGGCTGAGGGCGCAGCGAGCTGA
- the CNTD1 gene encoding cyclin N-terminal domain-containing protein 1 gives MESQVQAVAQGHDPGPVFGKVAAEVIESMLICLATENEQGLSELVEEAGCFKQTRIVEFVFLLAEKWHLDHSARYQAVELLERFMIKRVEQICQSSSENIKSREQGQGSSRSSLKDQLYDTLVLRLVSCIQLASKLSLHYNIVNNNTAVKFLQSLKYSYTKQELLESELAVLETLQFQINVSTPLVYVELLLEVLGHNGCLLPAKPLHQMCMELLDFSYLMRDTIYDTLLKISIENSTPSKLQVAKFLTVKEDFMLLAVGIISTSVFILNPELWKQVVEHLDCVTGITSQSILEFSYAVLKHIIGSTTPTQHYRRSGTNAPERRIVLLK, from the exons ATGGAGTCCCAGGTGCAGGCAGTGGCCCAGGGCCACGACCCTGGCCCCGTGTTCGGCAAGGTGGCTGCTGAGGTGATCGAGAGCATGCTGATCTGCCTGGCCACAGAGAACGAGCAGGGCCTTAGTGAGCTGGTGGAGGAGGCTGGGTGCTTCAAACAGACACGGATAGTGG AATTTGTGTTCCTTTTGGCTGAAAAATGGCACTTGGACCACTCAGCAAGGTACCAAGCAGTGGAGTTACTTGAAAG GTTTATGATCAAGCGAGTAGAACAAATCTGTCAGTCTTCCAGCGAGAACATTAAAAGTCGTGAGCAAGGAcaggggagcagcaggagctctCTGAAAGATCAGCTGTACGATACGTTAGTCCTGCGGCTTGTGTCTTGCATTCAGCTTGCAAGCAAACTTTCTTTGCACTACAAT atCGTTAACAATAACACCGCTGTAAAATTCCTGCAGTCCTTAAAATACTCGTACACTAAACAGGAGTTGCTGGAATCGGAGCTTGCTGTTTTAGAAACACTGCAGTTCCAGATCAATGTGTCGACTCCTTTGGTGTACGTGGAATTGCTTCTGGAGGTTTTAG GGCATAACGGCTGCCTGCTTCCTGCAAAACCTTTACATCAGATGTGCATGGAACTCCTGGACTTCTCCTACCTCATGAGAGATACTATCTACGACACTTTGTTGAAGATTTCCATCGAAAATTCCACACCCAGCAAACTGCAGGT AGCAAAGTTTTTGACCGTGAAGGAAGATTTCATGCTCTTGGCTGTCGGAATCATCAGCACAAGTGTATTCATATTAAACCCTGAGCTCTGGAAACAG GTTGTGGAGCACTTGGACTGTGTCACTGGCATCACATCGCAAAGTATCTTAGAGTTCTCTTACGCAGTACTGAAGCACATCATTGGCAGCACCACCCCGACACAGCACTACAGGAGAAGTGGAACAAACGCTCCGGAGAGAAGGATTGTGCTGCTTAAATGA